The DNA sequence AATGTGACACACAATCATCAAATTATGACAAGGATACGGGTATGAAAAGTGTAATGCAACAATTTGTTGATCGTACCTCACAATGTTTTGAAGAATACGATGAACGTATGAATGAAAAACGCCAAAAAAGTAAAGAACAACGTGATaaaaatgtacaaaaaattattgaaaaagataaaatagaaaaatcaTTAGCAGAAAAAGTAGAAACAGGTTGTCTTAAGTATGGGTGTGGGCTAGGTGGTGTTGCAGGAAGTGTTGGAATATTTGGTACAGTTGCAGTAAAAGAGTTGACAAAAGCTGCTATTACTACGGCTACGGAATTAGCTAAGGAAGCGGCAAAGGATGGAGCCATGGCTGCGACTATTAAAGCTGCAGGTGCTGAGGCAGGTAAGAAATTTGTTATTGCAGGATTAGGAAAATTACATGTATCAACTCTAGATAATCAGATATTGGAATCCTATTTTGCTACAACAAAATATACTAATGTCACAAAGATTGCTCGTGCCATAAATGAACAATATAATCCATCTTCATGTCTAACAGGTGGCTCTGGCGCTGATAATTCTATTTGCCCTTGGGCGATGGAAAATTTTTTTGCTGCACGGAAAATTCCAGGGAAGGTTTCTTCAACGTACAATTCTATAGAAGTAGCTGTAAAATCTATCGTCTCAGATGCCGAACCTGTTGCTACAGCAGCTGCACAACAAGCTACTGAAGAAGCTATAAAAAACAGCATTGCTGTAGTAGACGCTAAATATGTTATTTGCCAGAATGCTATTATTGCTTCTGTTGTTGcattattaattatagttttaattatgataattatttatttagttTTACGTTATCgacgaaaaaataaaatgaataaaaaagcCCATTACACTAAATTATTAaaggaataaatatatggttCCATGATATTAAATTCAATTTAATGTTTTGTGAATTTTAGATTTTTTAATAcaagaatattataataattcaatttttataacattatatatatttttttttgtttaatgtTATGTGgttattaaattaattaacttatatttattaatttttttttaatgaaatgagtgtaaattatatatatatttttataatatataatatgtttattctaaataatattaactaCTTATgtgattataattaatatatataacactatatatataattgtatataataagaccacaaaattaaaaaatataacataatatataacacaaTATAATCATGTTATAtacatgtacatatatatatatatatataatataatataatataatataatataatataatataatataatataatataatataatttataacactaaaaattaaataccaaaaaaaaaagaaaaacacataaaaatacacaaataaaacatataatataaaccacaaatcaaatataatatatagcagaaataatatatatatactccacaaataaaaaatttaatatataccagaaataatatatatatatattccacaaaaataaaaaaaaaacacataatatccacaaaaaaaaaaatatataacatatattccacaaaaataaaaaaacaaaaatataaccGACAAATATAACCactatacaaaaaaaaacacatgaAAGAAACAAACAAACATCTACATTAATTTCATATATCCCACACATCTCCTATAGGATATTTCTCTTTCACCAATTTGGTATTTACATCCATTTCAATTTGTACTTTACTAGGAACATCCATAGCATTAGTATCCACAGTTGATGTATCATGATCATTTacatcataataaatatcatcTTGCACATCATAATAAggttctttatatttttccagATCGTCCAAGATAGTATCCATATTAGTAAATTGATTTATAGGTTTAGGATCATCCATATGTATTTGTATAGAAACATCAGTATTTAACACATGGTTACCACTAGGTATGTCACTATGTTTGTTACCACTATGTGTCTCATTTTCCCACTCTTCTTTCAATTTGGCTAACCGCTCATTATCATTTTCCCACTTTTCGCACATATCTCTATGTCTATCTAACCATGTATGAAACAAATTTATTTGATTGAGTATAGGATCactatttgtattttttgcAACACTATTGGttgatgtattttttttcgtATGATTTGTTCCAAATAATTCGTTTTCTTTTCGTTTCAATATTTCATCGTAAATGTCATAATCACCATTTAGTGCGTCATTAATTAAATCTATACCagaatatacattatttgaTACATATTTTGGATCATCCATACTATTAACCATATTAACATTATAACTATATTCTTCTCCAGTATATAAATCCCTATCATGAATAGATGTAATAAAAGGTTTTTCTTCaggtttattaaaatataaagtattCGGTTGTGTATTCAATGGAATATCACCACTACTATAATCATTTGGTACATCATTTGGTTGTTCACTTTGTAGATATTGTGATATAAATTCATCTTTCAATGTATTCCATTCCTCATCAGTAAATTTATTCATAGGTGTATCACTACTAGGTATACcatcattttgtatatcattTTGTGTATCACTAGGTGTGTTTTTACCACTAG is a window from the Plasmodium falciparum 3D7 genome assembly, chromosome: 4 genome containing:
- a CDS encoding rifin; the protein is MKLHYTKILLFFFPLYILVTSYHVYSKNKPSITSHHTQTNRSLCECDTQSSNYDKDTGMKSVMQQFVDRTSQCFEEYDERMNEKRQKSKEQRDKNVQKIIEKDKIEKSLAEKVETGCLKYGCGLGGVAGSVGIFGTVAVKELTKAAITTATELAKEAAKDGAMAATIKAAGAEAGKKFVIAGLGKLHVSTLDNQILESYFATTKYTNVTKIARAINEQYNPSSCLTGGSGADNSICPWAMENFFAARKIPGKVSSTYNSIEVAVKSIVSDAEPVATAAAQQATEEAIKNSIAVVDAKYVICQNAIIASVVALLIIVLIMIIIYLVLRYRRKNKMNKKAHYTKLLKE